A DNA window from Thiobacillus denitrificans ATCC 25259 contains the following coding sequences:
- a CDS encoding PilN domain-containing protein produces MIRINLLPHREIARAARRRQFNVLLGLAVAAGVVAVILGHSVIAARQSAQEARNAFLEQEIAKLDSQIGEIKKIREQTQALLERKQVVETLQSNRTEVVHLFDQMIRLLPEGLYLKSFKQVGDTVTIDGYTQSSARVSTLMRNLDDSPWFESAGLVEIKAATVNNLRANEFVLTVKQSRQQADAATEGGKA; encoded by the coding sequence ATGATCCGCATCAATCTCCTCCCCCACCGCGAAATCGCGCGCGCCGCGCGGCGGCGCCAGTTCAACGTCCTGCTCGGCCTGGCCGTCGCGGCAGGCGTGGTCGCGGTCATCCTCGGTCACAGCGTGATCGCGGCGCGGCAGTCCGCTCAGGAAGCCCGCAACGCCTTCCTCGAACAGGAAATCGCCAAGCTCGACAGCCAGATCGGGGAAATCAAGAAGATCCGTGAGCAGACGCAGGCCTTGCTGGAGCGCAAACAGGTCGTCGAGACGCTGCAGTCCAACCGCACCGAAGTGGTTCACCTCTTCGACCAGATGATCCGGCTCCTGCCCGAAGGTCTTTATCTGAAATCGTTCAAGCAAGTGGGCGACACGGTCACGATCGACGGCTACACGCAGTCGAGCGCGCGCGTCTCGACACTGATGCGCAATCTCGACGATTCGCCCTGGTTCGAATCGGCCGGGCTGGTCGAGATCAAGGCAGCGACCGTGAACAATCTGCGCGCCAATGAATTCGTTCTGACGGTGAAGCAATCGAGGCAGCAGGCCGACGCTGCGACCGAAGGGGGCAAGGCATGA
- a CDS encoding pilus assembly protein PilP: MKRLATVLIALGLGGCGGSGTEDLQAFVNETGRDMQGKIEPLPEVKVYEPFTYNAFDLPDPFKPRKLSSSGGGGAMQPDLTRPREPLETFSLETLKMVGVVSKKGAVHAVIKTPDSAVYHVTRGNYVGQNFGLITRIGDSEMTLREIVQDSAGDWSERISTLILQE; this comes from the coding sequence ATGAAGCGCCTGGCTACGGTATTGATCGCGCTCGGCCTGGGTGGCTGCGGCGGCAGCGGCACCGAGGACCTGCAGGCGTTTGTCAACGAAACCGGCAGGGACATGCAGGGCAAGATCGAGCCCCTCCCCGAGGTAAAGGTCTACGAGCCGTTCACCTACAACGCCTTCGACCTGCCCGACCCGTTCAAGCCGAGGAAGCTGTCATCGAGCGGGGGCGGCGGCGCCATGCAGCCCGACCTCACGCGCCCGCGGGAGCCCCTGGAGACGTTTTCGCTCGAGACGCTGAAGATGGTCGGCGTGGTCTCCAAGAAAGGCGCGGTCCACGCGGTGATCAAAACCCCCGATAGCGCGGTTTACCACGTCACCAGAGGAAATTACGTGGGCCAGAATTTCGGCCTGATCACGCGCATCGGCGACAGCGAAATGACCTTGCGCGAGATCGTGCAGGACAGCGCCGGGGATTGGTCCGAGCGCATCAGCACCCTGATATTGCAAGAATGA
- a CDS encoding pilus assembly protein PilM, whose product MHININMDWLSAKGLPILGLDISTTAIKLVELSDAGKGMLRVERYIIEPLPKDAVSDGNIANLDQVADTLRHAWKTLGSRVKNVALALPSSAVITKKILAPASLTGIELENQVEAEANQVIPFALDEVNLDFQVLGPSPGSPDDMQILLAAARKEKVEDRVAAVEAAGLKALIMDVESYATQAAYEQIAHLLPNGGAGQTVAIIDVGAQNMHINILNDNESVYLREHGFGGNQLNNEIARRYGMSGEEAENAKRKGSLPESYELEVLQPYSETLAMEIGRALQLFTTSTQYRKIDQILLAGGGAMIPGLDEVVAQRTGTPTLVVNPFANMAVASKVRPQALTADAPSLFVACGLAMRRFDSQ is encoded by the coding sequence TTGCACATTAATATCAATATGGACTGGCTGTCGGCCAAGGGCCTGCCCATTCTGGGCCTGGACATCAGTACGACGGCCATCAAGCTAGTCGAGCTGTCCGATGCGGGCAAGGGCATGTTGAGGGTCGAGCGCTACATCATCGAGCCGCTGCCGAAGGACGCGGTGAGCGACGGCAACATCGCCAATCTCGATCAGGTCGCCGACACGCTTCGCCATGCCTGGAAAACGCTCGGCTCGCGCGTCAAGAACGTCGCGCTCGCCTTGCCGTCATCGGCCGTCATTACCAAGAAAATCCTTGCTCCGGCGAGCCTCACCGGGATCGAGCTGGAAAATCAGGTCGAGGCCGAGGCGAATCAGGTCATTCCCTTCGCGCTCGACGAGGTGAACCTCGATTTCCAGGTGCTCGGGCCGTCGCCCGGGAGTCCGGACGACATGCAGATCCTGCTCGCGGCCGCGCGCAAGGAAAAGGTCGAGGACCGGGTCGCCGCGGTCGAGGCGGCCGGCCTGAAGGCGCTGATCATGGACGTCGAGTCGTACGCCACGCAGGCCGCCTATGAGCAGATCGCCCACCTGCTGCCCAATGGCGGCGCGGGGCAGACCGTCGCGATCATCGACGTCGGGGCGCAGAACATGCACATCAACATCCTGAACGACAACGAATCGGTGTACCTGCGCGAGCACGGCTTCGGCGGCAACCAGCTCAACAACGAAATCGCGCGGCGCTACGGCATGTCGGGCGAGGAGGCCGAAAACGCGAAGCGCAAGGGCTCGCTGCCGGAAAGCTACGAACTCGAGGTGTTGCAGCCTTACAGCGAGACGCTGGCGATGGAAATCGGCCGCGCGCTGCAGCTCTTCACGACCTCGACGCAGTACCGCAAGATCGACCAGATTCTGCTCGCCGGAGGCGGCGCCATGATCCCGGGTCTCGACGAAGTCGTCGCCCAGCGCACGGGTACGCCGACCCTAGTCGTCAACCCGTTCGCCAACATGGCGGTCGCTTCGAAAGTCCGCCCCCAAGCCCTTACCGCCGACGCGCCTTCGCTGTTCGTCGCCTGCGGCCTCGCCATGCGGAGGTTCGACTCGCAATGA
- a CDS encoding type 4a pilus biogenesis protein PilO, protein MTFDDLNNLDLKAAADWPLPTKLVALSLLAVAIVAAGWWFDWRGGMEAVDAAKQKETELRSVFATKKNQAINLEAYRKQLTDIEQAFGALLKQLPNKQEMDALITDVNQAGLGRGLQFELFRPEAETVSEFYAETPIRVKVTGGYHDVAAFVSDVSKLSRIVTLHDIAMVPSKDLLNMDATVKTYRYLDDEEVIARKQKTKEQPK, encoded by the coding sequence ATGACCTTTGACGACCTCAACAACCTCGATCTGAAGGCCGCCGCCGACTGGCCGCTGCCGACCAAGCTCGTCGCCTTGTCGCTGCTGGCCGTCGCGATCGTTGCGGCCGGATGGTGGTTCGACTGGCGGGGTGGCATGGAAGCCGTCGACGCCGCGAAGCAGAAGGAAACGGAATTGCGCAGCGTCTTCGCGACCAAGAAGAATCAGGCGATCAACCTCGAGGCGTACCGGAAGCAGCTGACCGACATCGAGCAGGCCTTCGGCGCCTTGCTCAAGCAGCTGCCGAACAAGCAGGAAATGGACGCGCTGATCACCGACGTCAACCAGGCCGGACTCGGGCGCGGGCTGCAATTCGAGCTGTTTCGCCCCGAGGCCGAGACGGTCTCCGAGTTTTATGCGGAAACACCGATCCGCGTCAAAGTCACGGGCGGCTATCACGATGTCGCCGCGTTCGTCAGCGACGTCTCCAAGCTGTCGCGCATCGTGACGCTGCACGACATTGCGATGGTGCCATCCAAGGATCTGCTGAACATGGACGCGACGGTCAAGACCTACCGCTATCTCGACGACGAGGAAGTCATCGCGCGGAAACAGAAAACCAAGGAGCAGCCGAAATGA